Sequence from the Fragaria vesca subsp. vesca linkage group LG4, FraVesHawaii_1.0, whole genome shotgun sequence genome:
GGTAATCTAATGTTCAAAGAGTCCTGCACCCTTTATAATGTTTTGATTTTAGAACTCAAAACTTACATGGTCTTTGTTTCTATTTTTCTTTAGAGCTTGAAACATCAAAGGAAGTGGAAACCAGATCCTTTTACAAAATCTTGGTATGACAGAGGTGCAAAGATATTTTTGGCTGATAAGTACGGACAGGGGCTTGTGAAAAGTATGTGGATCACTTATCTCTCATAACATTGATTCCTGATTGTTTTCCTTGTTATCAGCTCATATCTAGAATGCTATCTGTAGTTATGTACTAAGATAATGCTAGTAGAACTGTGAATCATTGTTTTATGTTGCTCATTAACAGTAATGGCTGTTAAATGTTCATGTGTTTTACAATTGATAAGCCATTTTATGTACAGTTGATAATTTGATAAAATGCTTTTCATTATGGATTTGGATTCTCTGCTTGGATTTAAGTTGCTTGGATTTGCTTGGATGTCTTATAACCATTAGATGGAGTAAGGATGACATGGTGGTCTTAGATTGTACTCAATTTAATGGTTATAAGTCATCTAAACAAATCCAAGCAACATAAATCCAAGTAGATAAGCCAAATTCTTTCGTTATAGGGAATTACGAGATTGCTTATGATGTTATGAGCTCTTACGTTGTGTATCCACCCATGTCCTTCACTGGTTTGTTAGCTCATCAAAGAACTTTACCATATTTACTTAATCATTTTAATGTACCTGGGTGTCTCATGAAGAGGAATAATACACTTTGGGATAAAAGCAATAGTACCTTTATACTTGGCTCATCATTAACCAGACAGGTTGAAATATTGATAAAGAAGTTTAGTCTGGTAAATGACCAGAGATGCATATACCGCTCTGCTTTCTGGATTAGGATTTTATAAAATAAAAAACAGTATTCACACATTTTCCTGTATCAAACGCTAAACTATTGTCGTGTGCAGCATTTATTGACAATCTTAAATCTTCTGTGGTCAAGTTATAACTGGTACCAAAAAATGATTTTTTTTCTGTGTGGTTGCATGCTGGGGCGTGAACAGATGTGTAGAAATTTCTTTTCTCTAGACTCTGATGCTCATTCACATTGATGTTGCCTGTTGAGGCTCAAATTACTTGAATTCAAGATTCATGCTTACATAGCTTTAGTTCAAATATTTTAATGTACAATTGAATTAACTAGATGTGAAACGAAGTTGAGAGGAGTTGTGTACTTATTTTGGCAGTGGATACAACTTGGACGGGTCAGTTTGCTTGTTGTTCTTCGTCACCGTACTATGTTTTATCTGGCTTTGTGGAGTTATATTTTTGTTTGCTACCATTCTGTTGTCCAGTTAGGATTTATGTTATAACTCTACCCTGGGTTTGTAACATCTGCTTTTGGCAGCTGTGGGGCCATGACACATAATGTAAAGTCCTGCATGGAGTGGCCTAGAAAGAAAGGAGCAAAATGGATTAGCATGCACATTGCGCCTGATGAAAAGATACAGATTTTTAAGCTAGATTATGATGGCAAAAGGGATAGATGGAATGGGTTTGATGCATCAACTTATGCTCCTGTCATTGAGAGATACGAAGCAAGGGATGAGGCAAGAAGGAAATTCCTAAAAGAGCAGCAGCTGAAAAGGTTAGAGGAGAAAAATAGTAAGCAAAGTGGAGAGGGGGAGGTCATTGATGATGATGAATATGAAGATGTTCTGAAGGTCGATGAGGCCAAGGTTGATGAAAGCAAACAAATGGATTTTGCAAAGGTTGAGAAGCGTGTTCGCACAACCAGTGGTGGAAGCACAGGAACTGTCAGGTGTGTACAGTGTACTGGATATTGTCGAAAATACTCTTTGTTTTGTTTATATTCTTCCTCTGGAAGATGATACTAGCACTGTCGTAACTTCAATTATCTTTGGTTCAGAAATTTGCGTATTCGGGAGGACACAGCCAAGTATCTTTTGAACCTTGATGTCAACTCTGCTTATTATGATCCCAAAACTCGGTCCATGCGTGAAGATCCTCTTCCTGATGCTGACCCGAATGAGAAGTTTTATGCAGTGAGTGCCTTGGGAAATTGTGGATGATACTTTGACCAGTTTATTTATAATTTTTATAATGTAGTGAATTACAATTACATTTGGTTTTTTTAACTTGCTGTTGTCACAGGGAGATAACAGATACAGAGCGAGTGGGCAAGCTTTAGAGTTCAAGCAGCTCAATATTCATGCATGGGAAGCATTTGAAAAAGGACAAGACGTTCACTTGCAAGCTGCTCCATCTCAAGCAGAATTGCTTTTTAAGAACTATAAGGTCATTAAGGAGAAGTTGAAGTCAAAAATGAAAGATGCCATTATGGAGAAGTATGGGAATGCTGCAACTACTTAAGAAATTCCTAAAGAGCTTCTTTTCGGACAAACAGAGACAGAAGTTGCATATGATGGTGCGGGAAGAGTTATAAAGGGCATGGTATGTAGAAAATCATTTTCATCTTTGAAAAGTCACCTATGTTTTATGATGTTCCATTACATTGTTTATTTATATTTATGCAAGAAAATAAACAAACAGAGGAAAAGGCCTTACTTTCATATTGTTTAACCCAAATGTGGATGCTTTCAAGTGTTTTGCTGTATGTAGTTTTAGGCTTTTAGCTTAAGCTTTTAGGAATACCAGTAAACGAAATAAAATTATATATTGTTTGCATGAGTATAATTACTTTGAATCAGGATAACTTTACAAAAGTTCAGAAGTACTAATAAATTTTCCTTTTAATTATACTCATGGTTGGAGTATGATTCTTTCACTGTCATATTTGAAATGGTTTCGCTTGATTGATTACATTCATGAGCTTTTCAGAATAATTGATCTACCTAATTGTCTTCTTCGTAAGATTTTACTCTTCAAAACATACCTGATAATCCCATCAGTTCCTTAAACCTTTTTCATTGATTGCTTGTAAAGAAAATATAACAATATATGACTCTTGGTTTTCGTAGGAGACATCCTTGCCAAAAAGCAAGTATGAGGAGGATGTTTACATCAATAACCACACAAGTGTCTGGGGGTCATGGTGGAAGGATTACCAATGGGGCTACAAGTGTTGCAAGCAAACAATTCGTAACAGTTATTGCACTGGTGTTGCTGGAATTGAGGCAGCTGAGTCAGCTGCCAATCTAATGAAGGCAAATATTGACCGCAAAGCAGCCTCTGAAGGTTTGTATCTTAGATATATGTTCAAGTTTATCCTTTGGCTAAGAACATTATGTTTATTGTTCTTCCACTGTACTCTTATAACGGAATCACATTTCAATTTCCTTTTTTGCTCTTGCGTTCAGCGCTTCCTTTAGATTGCCCTTCAAAAAGTTCATTTACAGTTGTGGGGTTATATTAGTGTTCCAGTTGTTTTACCTTCATCTCTGCATAAGTCTTGCTACTCTTTGTTTATGTTTTAACACAAATATCTACAATTTCATTCTGATTGGATCTTTGAAATTGTCCAGAGACCATAGCTCCAACTGAAGAGAAAAGGCTTGCTACTTGGGGAGCTGATATACCTGAAGACTTGGTGCTTGACCAGAAAAAACTCGGTGATGCTCTTAAGAAGGTAATATTGATATGATTCATATTTCAGCATGAGCCTAGCCCTTGTGTTTCTGAATTTTGTACTTTGTTAGCTGATACGTGTTGCTTTCCAGGAGGATGAGAGAAGGAAGGAAGAGAAGGAAGGAAGAGAGTGCAAATATAATGTCACATGGAATGATGAGGTAGAACTCTCTTTTTATGCTGGAATTGTTGATACTTCTTGTACATGCCTAATATTTCAGTGTTGGCTTGGCTCTATTGTTTATTTTCTCTTTCTGGAGCATTGGGCTTCTATTTTAAATAATTTTACGTGATGAAATGTATTTTGAAGGTTACTCCGGAGGAGATGGAGGCATATCGGATGAAAAAGGTACATCATGATGACCCGATGAAAGATTTTGTGCACTAGGTCAGCTATGTCATCTGGATAGTGTAAGCTTCAGACTCATTTAGCATCCTGTCTGATTTCCAATTCTTCTTAGCCATTGTCATATTGTGAAAGGAAACGAATTCACTTTTCAAAAAAGGAAAATGAATTCAAATCTTTCTGATTGATAATGGACTCAGATCTTTCATAAATAGAATGATGCCAAATGCTTCTTTTCTGCATAATACCCTGTTTAGGGGAAATGGAGCCTAAGAATATAGTAACCTTAAATAAACCAACACACATATAGGAAGGACAATTAAAGAGACCAGAACATATATCATTGATAAAGACCATATCAGACCAACATGAGTAGACTCAGATGCCACCAGGATTGGTGATCTCTACCAAAGCTGTCGTATCTTGAGCTGAAGCTCCCATTGCTGTTTAAAGACTGCAATTCTGCCTCATTTCTTTTCTTTGTTCAAGCGAACGAGTGAAAATGCTTGTTCCAAAGCCTCTGCTGATGTTTTATAGAGGGTTAAATATAGTTTAGTATTTTGAACTTTAGAGCTGTAGTTAGTTTGGTTCCTGAACTTCTTAAAAAATAAACGTGTCAAACCCACTAACACTCTTTAACATATAATCAGCAATTGGAGATAGATGCATGGCCTTGTGTAGTGTCCTGTCACACATGAAAACGTCAACCAAAGGCAATATAAGACGATCCGAGGGCAATAATAGACACTGCCCACCACACCAGTGGATTAGGTTGTCATATCCCCCAAAGGAGTGTCACACTACTGACACTTGTTTGTAACTACCAATCTTGCCAATCTTAATTCCGCAGATCTATTTATAAACAAAAACCTTAACTGGAAAACAGAAGAAACAATTAATGTCAAAAACGTAGGTAGGTGGATGGAACATAAGCGAAGAACAATGGAGAGTTGAGCATGCAAAACAATCTTGGATAAAAATTTGAACACCCCCTCCCCCCCCCCCCAACCAAACTATCTCCCTGCAGTCCTCTTTAGCTATGCTCCTTCTAGCCACCTAACATTCATTCACAACGATGGAGCTGCGCTTCTTTCTTTTTGGTCAACTGCTTGCATCTCGTAATGTGTACACTACAATATTTAGTATTTTCCATGGGAATGGAGCTTGGTTATATATATTGTGCATAAATATACGTGATTTTTATGTGAAAATTGTTTTTTACCATTGGATTCAAATTTTGAATAAGGTACTACAGGTTTATATTACATTTATCTATATAAAATCACATATTTGAATGAGACTTTGGTTACATGGACTAAATTAACTTGTATTATTCCTTCTAAGTATACAGTGTAACTTCTATGAGATTTTGCATTGAACATAAAGTTATGATATTTAAAATGGATGAGTAATAAACTAATGAAGCAGGGGATGAATAGACCTTGAGTAGATCTGCAATATGGTTAAAAGAAGACCTTGTTATTTAACCGAAAAAGAAGACAAGTACACATATAGGAAGGGCAACTAGAGAAACTACCAGAACATATATCATTGATAGATGAGTTAAACTCAGATGCCTTGGCATGATTAATTGCAGACTAACATGAGTAGTAAATTGAGAATCTCAGATGCCATCATGATTTGATGATCTCTACCAGAGCTTTCAGGTCTCGAGCTGAACTCCCATTGGGTCCAACTGCCTCTTGAGCAAGCTGTTTTAGGACTCCAACTCTGTGTCTCATTTCTTTTCCTTGCTCAAGCAATAGAACTTGTTCCAATGCCTTGATTGCTCTAGTTTTAGTGAAAACGCCCCCCTCAATCTTCATACCTATCTTCCATGCAGCTTCTACGCTCCGCATATTCAGATTTTGATCAGCAAAATGTGGCCTCCCAATCATCGGCACGCCATAAGTAACACTCTCCAAAACTGATTTCCAACCACCATGTGTAACAAACACACCTATTGATGGATGATTTAGGATTTGCACTTGGTTCACCCAGGGAACAACTTTTCCAATAGATACTCTTTCAATGAATCCTTTGGGAAAGTCATCTAGGTTTCCCCTAAATGACCAAAGAAATGGGAATCCCCCTTCCTCCAATGCCTCAGCTAAAGCTACTACCTCCATGGGGGGTAGTGCTCCCACACTTCCAAAGCTGATGTATGCTACCGATGTAGGCTCGTGGTTGTCCAGCCACGGCAAGCATACATCCTTCTCCTCCTTGACATCATCTGATTCTGCTGATGGTTGTGGCCGCACTAGATGTAGCGGTCCAACAAGGAGCAACTTCTTGAGTCTCTTTTTCAACTCCTCAGTAACTTTCAAGTCCATTTTTTCAAAACAGTTGACAGAAACTGCAGTTGCTTGTGGTAGCTTCTGTCCCATTTTATGCAACATATTCGCAAGCGGGGACTCTATATTTCCAAATACAACTTCCTTTGGTAAGTCAGATGCTACGAATTCGGTTGAGAACCCTGGAAGGAAGTCCAGGGTCTTGTCTTCTTGCCCTACAGAAGCAAGTACATAGTAACGTTATGAGTGCGTGGAAGTTGATGGAGCTATATGCAAAATTATCGATGTATAGGACACAAGTTAAAACACAATATATCCTTACCTGGAGCTCCCACTTTTTCTCTGATCAAATCAGTCTCTAGATGAACAAGCAGGGGGCGTGGTCCACTCCAGGTAGTCACCCAAGGGACTTTCAATTTCTCGGCAATGTCCCCGGAAAACCAGAGAAATGCATCCGATATCAAGCAGCT
This genomic interval carries:
- the LOC101293776 gene encoding kaempferol 3-O-beta-D-galactosyltransferase-like, with protein sequence MSNKLASSAHPAPVAVLNFPFASHPSSLLKFIRTISAVSPDIKFTFFSTSKTNISLFSGSNTKGLDNITPYNIPDGLPEGYVPRPGPPLEQIGLFLTKAPESFERALREVEAETGHKFSCLISDAFLWFSGDIAEKLKVPWVTTWSGPRPLLVHLETDLIREKVGAPGQEDKTLDFLPGFSTEFVASDLPKEVVFGNIESPLANMLHKMGQKLPQATAVSVNCFEKMDLKVTEELKKRLKKLLLVGPLHLVRPQPSAESDDVKEEKDVCLPWLDNHEPTSVAYISFGSVGALPPMEVVALAEALEEGGFPFLWSFRGNLDDFPKGFIERVSIGKVVPWVNQVQILNHPSIGVFVTHGGWKSVLESVTYGVPMIGRPHFADQNLNMRSVEAAWKIGMKIEGGVFTKTRAIKALEQVLLLEQGKEMRHRVGVLKQLAQEAVGPNGSSARDLKALVEIIKS